A part of Astatotilapia calliptera chromosome 15, fAstCal1.2, whole genome shotgun sequence genomic DNA contains:
- the LOC113006722 gene encoding serine/arginine-rich splicing factor 11 isoform X1, producing MNSNTHVIQVTNVSPSTTSEQMRTLFGFLGTIEELKLFPPDDSPLPVTSRVCFVKFLEAESVGVSQHLTNTVFVDRALIVVPFAEGVIPDESKAMSLLAPANAVAGMMPGGGLLPTPNPLASMGATPFGGLGAPSIEQMAAMGMPGPNMNPQALSADFLKLMQSMDPKLNLAAGLNLSPGLKADASNKEIEEAMKRVREAQSLISAAIEPGSKKDDKRKHSRSRSRSRRRRTRSRSRHRRSKSRSRRRSHSRSRRRSKSPRKRRSYSRDRSRRSRSRDRRKEEKSKKRSKTPPKSYSSARRSRSINRRHRRSRSASRSPKRRVSRSPSPRRHKKEKKKDKDREKERDRDRREDRDRSRDERERSNSKKKKSKDKERDRDRKSDSEKGDVKVTRDYDEEEQGYDSEKGEEEEDERKSDSDSISSPKSQEEMERSEGQIPKKSKLNGDDHHQEDMEMSD from the exons ATGAATTCCAACACGCACGTAATCCAGGTGACAAACGTTTCACCGAGTACGACGTCCGAACAAATGAGGACTCTGTTTGGATTCCTCGGAACCATAGAGGAGCTCAAACTGTTCCCGCCCGA TGACTCTCCCTTGCCTGTGACTTCACGTGTCTGTTTTGTAAAATTCCTTGAGGCTGAGTCCGTGGGAGTTTCCCAACACCTGACGAACACAGTCTTCGTGGACAGAGCCTTGATCGTGGTCCCTTTCGCTGAAG GAGTCATTCCCGATGAATCTAAAGCTATGTCGCTGTTGGCTCCAGCCAATGCTGTGGCAGGAATGATGCCCGGTGGAGGCCTTCTTCCGACACCGAATCCTCTGGCATCT ATGGGAGCGACACCATTTGGCGGTCTTGGAGCTCCTAGCATTGAGCAGATGGCTGCTATGGGAATGCCCGGACCGAACATGAACCCCCAG GCTCTTTCCGCAGATTTCCTGAAGCTCATGCAATCCATGGATCCCAA ATTGAACCTTGCAGCTGGATTGAACTTGAGTCCAGGGCTGAAGGCTGATGCATCGAATAAGGAGATTGAAGAGGCCATGAAGAGAGTCCGAGAGGCCCAGTCTCTTATTTCTGCAGCTATTGAACCAGGAA GTAAGAAAGATGACAAGCGCAAACATTCCCGCTCCCGTTCGCGTTCACGGCGTAGACGAACCAGATCTCGTTCAAGACACAG ACGTTCGAAGAGCAGATCTCGGCGTAGGTCTCATtcaaggagcaggaggaggtccAAGAGCCCACGGAAGAGGAGGTCCTACTCCCGGGATCGAAGCCGTCGCAGTAGATCTAG AGacaggaggaaggaggagaagTCCAAGAAAAGATCCAAGACTCCCCCCAAAAGCTACAGCAGCGCCAGGAGGTCTCGGAGCATTAATCG GAGACACAGGCGAAGTCGCAGTGCTTCTCGCTCCCCTAAGAGAAGGGTCTCCAGGTCTCCGTCCCCCAGACG ccacaagaaagaaaaaaagaaggacaAGGACCGTGAGAAGGAAAGGGACCGAGACAGAAGGGAGGACAGGGACCGCAGCAGAGACGAACGCGAACGCTCcaacagtaagaaaaaaaagagcaaagacaAAGAACGAGATCGGGACCGCAAGTCCGACAGCGAGAAAGGAGATGTTAAG GTGACTCGGGACTACGATGAGGAGGAGCAGGGTTATGACAGCgaaaaaggagaggaggaggaggacgagagGAAGAGCGACTCTGACTCAATCTCGTCCCCGAAAAGccaggaggagatggagagatCTGAGGGTCAAATCCCCAAAAAGTCCAAACTGAATGGAGATGATCACCACCAGGAAGACATGGAGATGAGCGACTAA
- the LOC113006722 gene encoding serine/arginine-rich splicing factor 11 isoform X3 → MSLLAPANAVAGMMPGGGLLPTPNPLASMGATPFGGLGAPSIEQMAAMGMPGPNMNPQALSADFLKLMQSMDPKLNLAAGLNLSPGLKADASNKEIEEAMKRVREAQSLISAAIEPGSKKDDKRKHSRSRSRSRRRRTRSRSRHRRSKSRSRRRSHSRSRRRSKSPRKRRSYSRDRSRRSRSRDRRKEEKSKKRSKTPPKSYSSARRSRSINRRHRRSRSASRSPKRRVSRSPSPRRHKKEKKKDKDREKERDRDRREDRDRSRDERERSNSKKKKSKDKERDRDRKSDSEKGDVKVTRDYDEEEQGYDSEKGEEEEDERKSDSDSISSPKSQEEMERSEGQIPKKSKLNGDDHHQEDMEMSD, encoded by the exons ATGTCGCTGTTGGCTCCAGCCAATGCTGTGGCAGGAATGATGCCCGGTGGAGGCCTTCTTCCGACACCGAATCCTCTGGCATCT ATGGGAGCGACACCATTTGGCGGTCTTGGAGCTCCTAGCATTGAGCAGATGGCTGCTATGGGAATGCCCGGACCGAACATGAACCCCCAG GCTCTTTCCGCAGATTTCCTGAAGCTCATGCAATCCATGGATCCCAA ATTGAACCTTGCAGCTGGATTGAACTTGAGTCCAGGGCTGAAGGCTGATGCATCGAATAAGGAGATTGAAGAGGCCATGAAGAGAGTCCGAGAGGCCCAGTCTCTTATTTCTGCAGCTATTGAACCAGGAA GTAAGAAAGATGACAAGCGCAAACATTCCCGCTCCCGTTCGCGTTCACGGCGTAGACGAACCAGATCTCGTTCAAGACACAG ACGTTCGAAGAGCAGATCTCGGCGTAGGTCTCATtcaaggagcaggaggaggtccAAGAGCCCACGGAAGAGGAGGTCCTACTCCCGGGATCGAAGCCGTCGCAGTAGATCTAG AGacaggaggaaggaggagaagTCCAAGAAAAGATCCAAGACTCCCCCCAAAAGCTACAGCAGCGCCAGGAGGTCTCGGAGCATTAATCG GAGACACAGGCGAAGTCGCAGTGCTTCTCGCTCCCCTAAGAGAAGGGTCTCCAGGTCTCCGTCCCCCAGACG ccacaagaaagaaaaaaagaaggacaAGGACCGTGAGAAGGAAAGGGACCGAGACAGAAGGGAGGACAGGGACCGCAGCAGAGACGAACGCGAACGCTCcaacagtaagaaaaaaaagagcaaagacaAAGAACGAGATCGGGACCGCAAGTCCGACAGCGAGAAAGGAGATGTTAAG GTGACTCGGGACTACGATGAGGAGGAGCAGGGTTATGACAGCgaaaaaggagaggaggaggaggacgagagGAAGAGCGACTCTGACTCAATCTCGTCCCCGAAAAGccaggaggagatggagagatCTGAGGGTCAAATCCCCAAAAAGTCCAAACTGAATGGAGATGATCACCACCAGGAAGACATGGAGATGAGCGACTAA
- the LOC113006722 gene encoding serine/arginine-rich splicing factor 11 isoform X2, translated as MFLVFPPGVIPDESKAMSLLAPANAVAGMMPGGGLLPTPNPLASMGATPFGGLGAPSIEQMAAMGMPGPNMNPQALSADFLKLMQSMDPKLNLAAGLNLSPGLKADASNKEIEEAMKRVREAQSLISAAIEPGSKKDDKRKHSRSRSRSRRRRTRSRSRHRRSKSRSRRRSHSRSRRRSKSPRKRRSYSRDRSRRSRSRDRRKEEKSKKRSKTPPKSYSSARRSRSINRRHRRSRSASRSPKRRVSRSPSPRRHKKEKKKDKDREKERDRDRREDRDRSRDERERSNSKKKKSKDKERDRDRKSDSEKGDVKVTRDYDEEEQGYDSEKGEEEEDERKSDSDSISSPKSQEEMERSEGQIPKKSKLNGDDHHQEDMEMSD; from the exons ATGTTCTTGGTTTTTCCTCCAGGAGTCATTCCCGATGAATCTAAAGCTATGTCGCTGTTGGCTCCAGCCAATGCTGTGGCAGGAATGATGCCCGGTGGAGGCCTTCTTCCGACACCGAATCCTCTGGCATCT ATGGGAGCGACACCATTTGGCGGTCTTGGAGCTCCTAGCATTGAGCAGATGGCTGCTATGGGAATGCCCGGACCGAACATGAACCCCCAG GCTCTTTCCGCAGATTTCCTGAAGCTCATGCAATCCATGGATCCCAA ATTGAACCTTGCAGCTGGATTGAACTTGAGTCCAGGGCTGAAGGCTGATGCATCGAATAAGGAGATTGAAGAGGCCATGAAGAGAGTCCGAGAGGCCCAGTCTCTTATTTCTGCAGCTATTGAACCAGGAA GTAAGAAAGATGACAAGCGCAAACATTCCCGCTCCCGTTCGCGTTCACGGCGTAGACGAACCAGATCTCGTTCAAGACACAG ACGTTCGAAGAGCAGATCTCGGCGTAGGTCTCATtcaaggagcaggaggaggtccAAGAGCCCACGGAAGAGGAGGTCCTACTCCCGGGATCGAAGCCGTCGCAGTAGATCTAG AGacaggaggaaggaggagaagTCCAAGAAAAGATCCAAGACTCCCCCCAAAAGCTACAGCAGCGCCAGGAGGTCTCGGAGCATTAATCG GAGACACAGGCGAAGTCGCAGTGCTTCTCGCTCCCCTAAGAGAAGGGTCTCCAGGTCTCCGTCCCCCAGACG ccacaagaaagaaaaaaagaaggacaAGGACCGTGAGAAGGAAAGGGACCGAGACAGAAGGGAGGACAGGGACCGCAGCAGAGACGAACGCGAACGCTCcaacagtaagaaaaaaaagagcaaagacaAAGAACGAGATCGGGACCGCAAGTCCGACAGCGAGAAAGGAGATGTTAAG GTGACTCGGGACTACGATGAGGAGGAGCAGGGTTATGACAGCgaaaaaggagaggaggaggaggacgagagGAAGAGCGACTCTGACTCAATCTCGTCCCCGAAAAGccaggaggagatggagagatCTGAGGGTCAAATCCCCAAAAAGTCCAAACTGAATGGAGATGATCACCACCAGGAAGACATGGAGATGAGCGACTAA